A portion of the Zootoca vivipara chromosome 6, rZooViv1.1, whole genome shotgun sequence genome contains these proteins:
- the FHAD1 gene encoding forkhead-associated domain-containing protein 1 isoform X4 — translation MKAFLKSPDGILALRPKITTIGRHEDSDIILKSLGIEEHHAAIEFSDSENSFILRDFNSTHGTFVNDCHIQNAAVKVSPGDILRFGSNGTGLELVLENGPQVKVSHPPVSRRVAWPGQLHLVTETKPSTVAASQFPSLQSQRSPPISRSWSYGGSGTLPHPPLRKRPVNAWGRPVASPSFSPDAFIKPSAPIPGSGAAIGPLTNVHQGDALLKERDEVILKLGNEISRLSGFESECSHKDTVIANLQDEIAVITEKMTAALAKKDAEFHQKLVDLEQNVATKTKEIKTLKEEVCNLQSNTSEVLYHSLSERDLQIAHWKQETDALKKSYSLTTGLVTSLQKDITSKDHNIQQLKMEVEKFRRESREKDNQLAKVSAQCARIKEEMKHEFREREVNAYQKQISDLELQVKRSKEDINKFRTEHGILTNKLAEKTKAEGNLKKECERRSQQLQEMGRRERLNKSHLDLAANQAQRFRHQLTKALFSQLPEKALTDQQIVEKIEEIQVTREEYCQREALLKEELLAKNSEIEEVSENVELLKKALDGLQDFLGTSYCSSSLKKEICNLQNLCLTPPALGVQASTAGILCSLLGWVDAVECLLRDVGLDVSGSGKGMASYMKMLLGKHHETTAKLQTLQNQLKMAEMSQDSLLQEKLNELKEKLEKQFQDREQELLENEKVHRKVLEGLAALEEAKLKEAIDEEKKKVQDLEVQMKRSTEVIELKTKSEEALNAKIRKALESLEEAKGRKTVAEEKLSVWEKRMKSIENENEMQKRKHQEEITEYKEQIKQHSKTIVDLENKFVEAVQKLKVENEEKAKLQKQIEDMQRESCKLLPAPPPEVPCPEASNVFLKEGLAAAKHEIGSNQAVISELKKELSEARARVSDVIGELSEKQKMELEQKRRLVLSQAHKLNQLREKLFEMSKLVDQKDADFKAQSEELRNIRGKLQEVATEMKEKAGEPKKIAQHKSVQTRSSSPDEVPTSKKVSSVSLADLGARCKGSRHEEIISRQKGALAELRQRVRMLEKGHPLGFEERIGEPLRVLKKGPAEKGDERTEKEQVTTLLTAADANQLQSSVSRTDPNLTIERTAKLEMADALDLSENMYLSLIQDLANLVNVKELTGMQTVKHLPYDEREKLGVRRQKDLGLLFDKIRKLKDRLERKESLLKEYERDVGQSRTNKHTLQACQSELAKLGDKIYREAEEKALLKEALERTKLQLTQEKKLNRALRQHKAAAPKKPFPEKQVVAGPVAACKKRVHCSASA, via the exons ATGAAGGCTTTTCTGAAGAGTCCTGATGGCATCTTGGCACTGAGGCCAAAGATAACCACTATAGGAAGGCATGAAGACTCTGACATCATCCTGAAG TCTCTAGGGATTGAAGAGCACCATGCAGCCATTGAATTCAGCGATTCAGAAAACAGCTTCATTCTCCGGGATTTCAACTCGACCCATGGAACGTTTGTTAATGATTGCCACATTCAGAACGCGGCAGTGAAAGTGAGCCCTGGAGACATTTTGCGGTTTGGCTCCAACGGAACAGGCTTGGAGCTTGTGCTAGAAAATGGACCTCAGGTAAAG GTCTCCCACCCTCCTGTGAGTCGCCGTGTAGCCTGGCCGGGGCAGCTCCATTTAGTCACAGAGACAAAGCCTTCAACAGTGGCTGCTTCTCAGTTTCCATCCCTTCAGTCTCAAAGGTCCCCGCCCATTAGCCGCAGCTGGTCCTATGGTGGAAGTGGGACTTTGCCACATCCACCGCTTAGGAAAAGGCCTGTAAATGCTTGGGGCAGACCGGTTGCTTCACCTTCTTTCTCTCCTGATGCGTTCATCAAGCCTTCTGCACCAATACCAG GAAGCGGAGCTGCTATTGGGCCTTTGACAAACGTTCACCAAGGGGATGCACTTCTCAAGGAAAGG GACGAGGTAATTCTGAAACTGGGGAATGAAATCAGCCGCCTCTCTGGCTTTGAAAGCGAGTGCAGTCACAAAGACACAGTGATAGCAAATCTTCAAGATGAGATTGCCGTGATAACAGAGAAGATGACAGCAGCTCTTGCCAAGAAGGACGCTGAGTTTCATCAGAAGCTGGTGGATCTTGAACAAAATGTTGCCACAAAGACAAAAGAGATTAAAACCTTGAAAGAGGAG GTTTGCAACTTGCAGAGTAACACTAGTGAAGTGTTGTACCATTCCCTTTCTGAACGAGACCTACAAATTGCACACTGGAAGCAAGAAACTGATGCGCTGAAGAAGAGCTACTCTCTTACAACAG GACTGGTGACCAGTTTGCAAAAAGACATTACATCAAAGGATCATAACATCCAGCAATTGAAAATGGAGGTGGAGAAGTTTAGGAGAGAAAGCAGGGAGAAAGATAACCAGCTTGCCAAGGTTTCTGCCCAG TGTGCTAGGATTAAAGAGGAAATGAAGCAtgaattcagagagagagaagtaaatgCTTATCAGAAA CAAATCAGCGACCTGGAGCTACAGGTGAAAAGATCCAAAGAAGACATAAATAAGTTCCGCACGGAGCACGGAATCTTAACCAACAAACTTGCTGAGAAAACAAAG GCTGAAGGGAACCTGAAAAAAGAGTGCGAGAGGCGATCCCAACAGTTACAAGAAATGGGGCGCAGGGAGCGCCTCAATAAGTCGCATCTGGATCTGGCAGCAAATCAG GCACAGCGCTTTAGACACCAACTTACCAAAGCTCTCTTTTCACAACTTCCAGAGAAGGCACTAACAGATCAGCAG ATCGTTGAGAAGATAGAAGAAATCCAGGTGACCAGGGAAGAGTATTGCCAAAGGGAGGCACTGCTGAAAGAGGAGTTACTTGCCAAGAACTCTGAAATTGAGGAAGTGTCTGAAAATGTTGAGCTGTTGAAGAAAGCATTGGATGGACTTCAG GATTTCTTGGGAACCTCTTACTGCAGCAGCAGCTTGAAGAAAGAGATATGTAATCTCCAGAATCTGTGCCTGACCCCGCCTGCCTTGGGAGTCCAGGCCTCAACAGCCGGAATCCTCTGCAGTTTGCTGGGCTGGGTGGATGCAGTGGAATGTCTCCTTCGGGATGTGGGGCTTGATGTGTCTGGCTCTGGAAAAG GAATGGCTTCCTACATGAAGATGCTGCTGGGCAAACACCATGAAACCACGGCCAAACTCCAGACGCTGCAG AACCAGCTGAAGATGGCAGAGATGTCTCAGGATTCCCTCCTGCAGGAGAAGCTAAACGAACTGAAAGAAAAACTCGAGAAGCAATTTCAAGACAGAGAGCAAGAACTTTTGGAGAATGAGAAGGTACACAGAAAG GTTCTGGAAGGGCTGGCTGCCCTGGAGGAAGCAAAATTAAAGGAGGCCAttgatgaagaaaagaaaaaggtccaAGATTTGGAAGTTCAGATGAAACGATCGACTGAG GTAATTGAACTTAAAACAAAATCAGAAGAAGCTCTAAATGCCAAGATAAGGAAGGCTCTGGAGAGCCTAGaagaggctaaggggagaaag acagTGGCAGAAGAGAAGCTAAGCGTCTGGGAGAAACGCATGAAGAGCATTGAGAATGAGAATGAGATGCAGAAGCGTAAACATCAGGAGGAGATAACAGAATATAAAGAACAGATCAAGCAACACTCAAAGACAATAGTGGACTTGGAAAACAAATTTGTGGAAGCTGTCCAGAAGCTGAAGGTGGAAAACGAAGAAAAGGCAAAGCTTCAGAAGCAAATAGAAG ACATGCAGAGGGAATCTTGCAAGTTGTTGCCAGCTCCTCCACCAGAGGTTCCTTGCCCGGAAGCGTCCAATGTTTTCCTGAA GGAAGGATTAGCAGCTGCAAAGCATGAAATCGGGTCCAACCAGGCTGTCATTTCAGAGTTAAAGAAGGAACTCTCAGAAGCCAGAGCCAGGGTGTCTGATGTGATTG GAGAACTCAGTGAAAAACAGAAGATGGAGCTAGAGCAGAAACGGCGTCTTGTCCTCAGCCAAGCCCACAAACTCAACCAGCTTCGAGAGAAACTCTTTGAGATGTCCAAGCTTGTGGACCAGAAAGATGCAGACTTCAAAGCACAAAGCGAAGAATTAAG GAACATCAGAGGGAAGCTGCAGGAGGTGGCGACAGAGATGAAGGAAAAGGCAGGTGAGCCCAAGAAAATTGCACAGCACAAGAGCGTGCAGACGAGGTCCTCCTCCCCGGACGAAGTCCCCACAAGCAAGAAG GTATCATCCGTGAGCCTGGCTGATCTGGGAGCAAGATGCAAAGGCTCCAGACATGAGGAAATCATCAGTCGCCAGAAAGGTGCCCTGGCTGAGCTGCGGCAAAGAGTCAGAATGCTAGAAAAGGGTCACCCATTAG GTTTTGAAGAGAGAATTGGAGAGCCACTTAGAGTGCTTAAAAAAGGCCCAGCTGAGAAGGGAGATGAAAGAACAGAGAAGGAGCAGGTGACAACCCTGTTGACAGCAGCGGATGCTAATCAG CTTCAAAGCAGTGTTTCCAGAACAGATCCCAACTTGACCATAGAGAGGACTGCGAAGCTGGAAATGGCCGACGCTTTAGACCTCAGTGAGAACATG TACCTCAGCCTCATCCAGGATCTCGCCAACCTGGTCAACGTCAAAGAGCTGACGGGGATGCAGACGGTGAAACATCTTCCTTATGATGAGAGGGAGAAGCTCGGGGTGCGACGGCAGAAGGACCTTGGGCTGCTCTTCGACAAAATCAGGAAGCTCAAGGATCGCCTCGAGAGGAAAGAGTCGCTGCTGAAAGAGTACGAAAGGGATGTTGGGCAGTCCAG GACAAACAAGCACACTCTGCAAGCCTGCCAGTCTGAGCTGGCCAAATTGGGTGACAAGATCTACCGAGAAGCTGAAGAGAAGGCTTTGCTGAAAGAAGCTCTGGAGAGGACTAAATTGCAGCTGACTCAGGAGAAGAAGCTGAACAGGGCTCTCAGACAGCATAAG GCAGCAGCCCCTAAGAAACCATTCCCTGAAAAGCAGGTGGTTGCAGGGCCAGTAGCAGCCTGTAAGAAACGAGTGCACTGCAGCGCCTCTGCGTAG
- the FHAD1 gene encoding forkhead-associated domain-containing protein 1 isoform X3: MKAFLKSPDGILALRPKITTIGRHEDSDIILKSLGIEEHHAAIEFSDSENSFILRDFNSTHGTFVNDCHIQNAAVKVSPGDILRFGSNGTGLELVLENGPQVKVSHPPVSRRVAWPGQLHLVTETKPSTVAASQFPSLQSQRSPPISRSWSYGGSGTLPHPPLRKRPVNAWGRPVASPSFSPDAFIKPSAPIPGSGAAIGPLTNVHQGDALLKERDEVILKLGNEISRLSGFESECSHKDTVIANLQDEIAVITEKMTAALAKKDAEFHQKLVDLEQNVATKTKEIKTLKEEVCNLQSNTSEVLYHSLSERDLQIAHWKQETDALKKSYSLTTGLVTSLQKDITSKDHNIQQLKMEVEKFRRESREKDNQLAKVSAQCARIKEEMKHEFREREVNAYQKQISDLELQVKRSKEDINKFRTEHGILTNKLAEKTKAEGNLKKECERRSQQLQEMGRRERLNKSHLDLAANQAQRFRHQLTKALFSQLPEKALTDQQIVEKIEEIQVTREEYCQREALLKEELLAKNSEIEEVSENVELLKKALDGLQDFLGTSYCSSSLKKEICNLQNLCLTPPALGVQASTAGILCSLLGWVDAVECLLRDVGLDVSGSGKGMASYMKMLLGKHHETTAKLQTLQNQLKMAEMSQDSLLQEKLNELKEKLEKQFQDREQELLENEKVLEGLAALEEAKLKEAIDEEKKKVQDLEVQMKRSTEVIELKTKSEEALNAKIRKALESLEEAKGRKTVAEEKLSVWEKRMKSIENENEMQKRKHQEEITEYKEQIKQHSKTIVDLENKFVEAVQKLKVENEEKAKLQKQIEDMQRESCKLLPAPPPEVPCPEASNVFLKEGLAAAKHEIGSNQAVISELKKELSEARARVSDVIGELSEKQKMELEQKRRLVLSQAHKLNQLREKLFEMSKLVDQKDADFKAQSEELRNIRGKLQEVATEMKEKAGEPKKIAQHKSVQTRSSSPDEVPTSKKVSSVSLADLGARCKGSRHEEIISRQKGALAELRQRVRMLEKGHPLGFEERIGEPLRVLKKGPAEKGDERTEKEQVTTLLTAADANQLQSSVSRTDPNLTIERTAKLEMADALDLSENMYLSLIQDLANLVNVKELTGMQTVKHLPYDEREKLGVRRQKDLGLLFDKIRKLKDRLERKESLLKEYERDVGQSRTNKHTLQACQSELAKLGDKIYREAEEKALLKEALERTKLQLTQEKKLNRALRQHKNQLEEKKSEISSCYACTLKFRDRKVGNCPASVVRVPLSRQATNEDSWII, encoded by the exons ATGAAGGCTTTTCTGAAGAGTCCTGATGGCATCTTGGCACTGAGGCCAAAGATAACCACTATAGGAAGGCATGAAGACTCTGACATCATCCTGAAG TCTCTAGGGATTGAAGAGCACCATGCAGCCATTGAATTCAGCGATTCAGAAAACAGCTTCATTCTCCGGGATTTCAACTCGACCCATGGAACGTTTGTTAATGATTGCCACATTCAGAACGCGGCAGTGAAAGTGAGCCCTGGAGACATTTTGCGGTTTGGCTCCAACGGAACAGGCTTGGAGCTTGTGCTAGAAAATGGACCTCAGGTAAAG GTCTCCCACCCTCCTGTGAGTCGCCGTGTAGCCTGGCCGGGGCAGCTCCATTTAGTCACAGAGACAAAGCCTTCAACAGTGGCTGCTTCTCAGTTTCCATCCCTTCAGTCTCAAAGGTCCCCGCCCATTAGCCGCAGCTGGTCCTATGGTGGAAGTGGGACTTTGCCACATCCACCGCTTAGGAAAAGGCCTGTAAATGCTTGGGGCAGACCGGTTGCTTCACCTTCTTTCTCTCCTGATGCGTTCATCAAGCCTTCTGCACCAATACCAG GAAGCGGAGCTGCTATTGGGCCTTTGACAAACGTTCACCAAGGGGATGCACTTCTCAAGGAAAGG GACGAGGTAATTCTGAAACTGGGGAATGAAATCAGCCGCCTCTCTGGCTTTGAAAGCGAGTGCAGTCACAAAGACACAGTGATAGCAAATCTTCAAGATGAGATTGCCGTGATAACAGAGAAGATGACAGCAGCTCTTGCCAAGAAGGACGCTGAGTTTCATCAGAAGCTGGTGGATCTTGAACAAAATGTTGCCACAAAGACAAAAGAGATTAAAACCTTGAAAGAGGAG GTTTGCAACTTGCAGAGTAACACTAGTGAAGTGTTGTACCATTCCCTTTCTGAACGAGACCTACAAATTGCACACTGGAAGCAAGAAACTGATGCGCTGAAGAAGAGCTACTCTCTTACAACAG GACTGGTGACCAGTTTGCAAAAAGACATTACATCAAAGGATCATAACATCCAGCAATTGAAAATGGAGGTGGAGAAGTTTAGGAGAGAAAGCAGGGAGAAAGATAACCAGCTTGCCAAGGTTTCTGCCCAG TGTGCTAGGATTAAAGAGGAAATGAAGCAtgaattcagagagagagaagtaaatgCTTATCAGAAA CAAATCAGCGACCTGGAGCTACAGGTGAAAAGATCCAAAGAAGACATAAATAAGTTCCGCACGGAGCACGGAATCTTAACCAACAAACTTGCTGAGAAAACAAAG GCTGAAGGGAACCTGAAAAAAGAGTGCGAGAGGCGATCCCAACAGTTACAAGAAATGGGGCGCAGGGAGCGCCTCAATAAGTCGCATCTGGATCTGGCAGCAAATCAG GCACAGCGCTTTAGACACCAACTTACCAAAGCTCTCTTTTCACAACTTCCAGAGAAGGCACTAACAGATCAGCAG ATCGTTGAGAAGATAGAAGAAATCCAGGTGACCAGGGAAGAGTATTGCCAAAGGGAGGCACTGCTGAAAGAGGAGTTACTTGCCAAGAACTCTGAAATTGAGGAAGTGTCTGAAAATGTTGAGCTGTTGAAGAAAGCATTGGATGGACTTCAG GATTTCTTGGGAACCTCTTACTGCAGCAGCAGCTTGAAGAAAGAGATATGTAATCTCCAGAATCTGTGCCTGACCCCGCCTGCCTTGGGAGTCCAGGCCTCAACAGCCGGAATCCTCTGCAGTTTGCTGGGCTGGGTGGATGCAGTGGAATGTCTCCTTCGGGATGTGGGGCTTGATGTGTCTGGCTCTGGAAAAG GAATGGCTTCCTACATGAAGATGCTGCTGGGCAAACACCATGAAACCACGGCCAAACTCCAGACGCTGCAG AACCAGCTGAAGATGGCAGAGATGTCTCAGGATTCCCTCCTGCAGGAGAAGCTAAACGAACTGAAAGAAAAACTCGAGAAGCAATTTCAAGACAGAGAGCAAGAACTTTTGGAGAATGAGAAG GTTCTGGAAGGGCTGGCTGCCCTGGAGGAAGCAAAATTAAAGGAGGCCAttgatgaagaaaagaaaaaggtccaAGATTTGGAAGTTCAGATGAAACGATCGACTGAG GTAATTGAACTTAAAACAAAATCAGAAGAAGCTCTAAATGCCAAGATAAGGAAGGCTCTGGAGAGCCTAGaagaggctaaggggagaaag acagTGGCAGAAGAGAAGCTAAGCGTCTGGGAGAAACGCATGAAGAGCATTGAGAATGAGAATGAGATGCAGAAGCGTAAACATCAGGAGGAGATAACAGAATATAAAGAACAGATCAAGCAACACTCAAAGACAATAGTGGACTTGGAAAACAAATTTGTGGAAGCTGTCCAGAAGCTGAAGGTGGAAAACGAAGAAAAGGCAAAGCTTCAGAAGCAAATAGAAG ACATGCAGAGGGAATCTTGCAAGTTGTTGCCAGCTCCTCCACCAGAGGTTCCTTGCCCGGAAGCGTCCAATGTTTTCCTGAA GGAAGGATTAGCAGCTGCAAAGCATGAAATCGGGTCCAACCAGGCTGTCATTTCAGAGTTAAAGAAGGAACTCTCAGAAGCCAGAGCCAGGGTGTCTGATGTGATTG GAGAACTCAGTGAAAAACAGAAGATGGAGCTAGAGCAGAAACGGCGTCTTGTCCTCAGCCAAGCCCACAAACTCAACCAGCTTCGAGAGAAACTCTTTGAGATGTCCAAGCTTGTGGACCAGAAAGATGCAGACTTCAAAGCACAAAGCGAAGAATTAAG GAACATCAGAGGGAAGCTGCAGGAGGTGGCGACAGAGATGAAGGAAAAGGCAGGTGAGCCCAAGAAAATTGCACAGCACAAGAGCGTGCAGACGAGGTCCTCCTCCCCGGACGAAGTCCCCACAAGCAAGAAG GTATCATCCGTGAGCCTGGCTGATCTGGGAGCAAGATGCAAAGGCTCCAGACATGAGGAAATCATCAGTCGCCAGAAAGGTGCCCTGGCTGAGCTGCGGCAAAGAGTCAGAATGCTAGAAAAGGGTCACCCATTAG GTTTTGAAGAGAGAATTGGAGAGCCACTTAGAGTGCTTAAAAAAGGCCCAGCTGAGAAGGGAGATGAAAGAACAGAGAAGGAGCAGGTGACAACCCTGTTGACAGCAGCGGATGCTAATCAG CTTCAAAGCAGTGTTTCCAGAACAGATCCCAACTTGACCATAGAGAGGACTGCGAAGCTGGAAATGGCCGACGCTTTAGACCTCAGTGAGAACATG TACCTCAGCCTCATCCAGGATCTCGCCAACCTGGTCAACGTCAAAGAGCTGACGGGGATGCAGACGGTGAAACATCTTCCTTATGATGAGAGGGAGAAGCTCGGGGTGCGACGGCAGAAGGACCTTGGGCTGCTCTTCGACAAAATCAGGAAGCTCAAGGATCGCCTCGAGAGGAAAGAGTCGCTGCTGAAAGAGTACGAAAGGGATGTTGGGCAGTCCAG GACAAACAAGCACACTCTGCAAGCCTGCCAGTCTGAGCTGGCCAAATTGGGTGACAAGATCTACCGAGAAGCTGAAGAGAAGGCTTTGCTGAAAGAAGCTCTGGAGAGGACTAAATTGCAGCTGACTCAGGAGAAGAAGCTGAACAGGGCTCTCAGACAGCATAAG AATCAGTTAGAGGAGAAGAAGAGTGAGATTTCGTCGTGTTACGCCTGCACTCTGAAATTCAGGGATAGGAAGGTAGGAAATTGCCCAGCCAGTGTAGTAAGAGTGCCTCTTAGCCGACAAGCCACAAATGAAGATAGTTGGATAAtataa